In Microcoleus sp. FACHB-672, the genomic stretch AAAGCATCTGCCATCTCGTTCACTGTTTTGACACTTTCTTCAACAGTCTTAGTGCTGTTGTCTGTTACCTTAATCGTAGAATTGATAGTAATTTGGATATTTTGGATGAGTGCATTAATTTTTTGGGCGGATTCTTTGCTCTGAGTTGCAAGTTTGCGAATTTCACCGGCAACAATGGCAAAGCCTTTTCCCTGTTCGCCGGCTCGCACTGCTTCAACTGCTGCATTCAGCGCTAACATATTCGTTTGGCCGGCTAGCTCACTCACCAAAGTTGAAATATTCCCGATCTGGTTCATTTGCTCATTCAATAGTAGAATTTGAACCGTTAGTGCTGCGACTTTTTCTTGCAGAGTTGACATCCCCTCCAACGTTTGCACCACCGCTTTAGAACCTTCCTGCGCCCGAACTAATGCCTGCTGTGCGCCGGCAGCAACGGTTGTAGATCGCTCTGCAGATTCCTGGGAGGAAGCGCTTAGTTGAGCCATTGTGGAGGTGGTTTGATTGAGCGAAGCTGCCTGATGCGCTGCAATGCGTTCGTGTTCTTCGGCTGCTGAAGCAATTTGGGTTGAAGCTGAGGCAAGTGTATTAATTGTTTCTTTGAGAGTGCCAATGACAGACTGGCTCAGAAAATAGCCAATGGGAGAGGCGATAATTACAGCTAAGATTAATAGAATAATAAAAAGCTGCCAAATATTTTGATAGATCATGGCGCCTTTGTCTCGTTCCTGTTTGGCCACGCGTAACTGTAAATCACTTAATTGCTGGATCTTGGTAATCAGCGGATCAATCGTGTTATACAGAGGGCCGTCAAATTGATCTAAAGATGAGTTGTCTTCGGTCTGCAATACCTGTTTAAGTTGCTCAATTTCTCTATCGGCTTGATAAAATAAGATTTCGATTTCGCCGGCAAGTTGCGTCTC encodes the following:
- a CDS encoding HAMP domain-containing methyl-accepting chemotaxis protein, with the protein product MKLSKKLYWGLTLPAIMLVGIGCVSLYSFWRIDRQMETIYDDRIVPLQQLKKISDSYGVSIIDAVNKAHAGLWTMEQALNSVNEATIKIKQNWVAYKATQLMPEETQLAGEIEILFYQADREIEQLKQVLQTEDNSSLDQFDGPLYNTIDPLITKIQQLSDLQLRVAKQERDKGAMIYQNIWQLFIILLILAVIIASPIGYFLSQSVIGTLKETINTLASASTQIASAAEEHERIAAHQAASLNQTTSTMAQLSASSQESAERSTTVAAGAQQALVRAQEGSKAVVQTLEGMSTLQEKVAALTVQILLLNEQMNQIGNISTLVSELAGQTNMLALNAAVEAVRAGEQGKGFAIVAGEIRKLATQSKESAQKINALIQNIQITINSTIKVTDNSTKTVEESVKTVNEMADAFRDLADTANHSAFTTQQISLMAKQQLTAIQQVVEAMDALNIAAKETAEGISQTRIGTQKLNQAALELKTVV